One genomic window of Stieleria sp. JC731 includes the following:
- the trkA gene encoding Trk system potassium transporter TrkA, producing MRVLTLGAGTVGHWIADVLCRRRHDVTVIDTDAERVRQIDSELDVRAIHGNAAHSSVLFQADVLSADICLAVTGNDEANVVSASMAKALGARRSIARVYAPVFREASTFDYQTHFGIDSLLSLEQLSAFELVRAIRNPDAIPLEHFARGHLEVYEVEVESKAGAVGVRLRELNLPGGVRIGSIQRDGQMWIASAEDEIHAGDRVSMIGVPADLNKSRSKFASVSRRAKRQTVLIAGGGEIGFHLARALPSSDYRTTILEYDPRRCEQLAKLLPDLTIVNASANNRSVLEDEGGGAADYFVACTGSDESNIMACVEARELGARRVMAVVGRPDYANVVGKLGIDHVVSERDTAARQVLGFLNEGPIISHRRLPNGNIGVYELEVTEGTRVTEATLADLPFAGRCLITAIQRDSFIRVPMASDQLKPGDIVVALVDQQHASDCMALFGGRG from the coding sequence GTGCGTGTTTTGACGCTGGGTGCAGGGACCGTAGGACACTGGATCGCGGACGTGTTGTGCCGCCGACGTCATGACGTCACGGTGATTGATACGGACGCCGAACGGGTTCGGCAGATCGATAGCGAGTTAGACGTCCGTGCGATTCACGGCAACGCGGCTCACAGCTCGGTTCTATTTCAGGCCGATGTGTTGAGCGCCGATATCTGTCTGGCTGTCACGGGCAACGACGAAGCCAATGTTGTCAGCGCCAGCATGGCCAAAGCACTCGGTGCCCGCCGCAGTATCGCCCGGGTCTATGCACCCGTGTTTCGCGAAGCCAGCACGTTTGATTACCAAACACACTTCGGGATCGATTCCCTGTTGTCGTTGGAGCAGCTTAGCGCGTTCGAATTGGTCAGGGCGATTCGCAACCCCGATGCGATTCCGCTGGAGCATTTCGCCCGCGGCCATTTGGAAGTTTACGAGGTCGAGGTCGAATCAAAGGCAGGTGCCGTCGGTGTTCGGCTGCGTGAATTGAATTTGCCTGGCGGAGTCCGTATCGGTTCCATCCAACGCGACGGCCAGATGTGGATCGCAAGCGCCGAAGATGAGATCCACGCCGGTGACCGCGTATCGATGATCGGTGTTCCTGCGGATCTAAATAAAAGCCGATCTAAATTTGCCTCCGTTTCGCGACGTGCAAAACGACAAACGGTTTTGATCGCCGGTGGTGGCGAAATCGGGTTCCATTTAGCAAGGGCGCTGCCTTCGTCGGATTACCGGACGACGATTTTGGAATATGACCCACGTCGCTGTGAACAGCTTGCCAAGTTGTTGCCGGACTTAACAATCGTCAACGCGAGCGCGAACAACCGGAGCGTTCTGGAAGACGAAGGCGGCGGCGCGGCAGACTATTTTGTGGCATGCACCGGTAGCGATGAAAGTAACATCATGGCATGCGTCGAAGCTCGCGAGCTGGGCGCTAGGCGAGTTATGGCTGTTGTCGGTCGGCCCGATTATGCGAACGTTGTCGGAAAGCTTGGTATTGATCACGTGGTCAGTGAACGCGACACCGCCGCTCGACAAGTTCTCGGGTTCTTGAACGAAGGCCCCATCATTAGCCATCGCCGTTTGCCCAACGGAAATATCGGCGTCTATGAATTGGAAGTCACCGAAGGTACCCGAGTCACGGAGGCGACGCTTGCTGATTTGCCATTTGCCGGCCGTTGCTTAATTACCGCAATTCAACGCGACAGTTTCATTCGAGTTCCGATGGCATCGGACCAACTGAAACCCGGCGACATCGTCGTCGCTCTTGTCGACCAACAACACGCAAGCGACTGCATGGCGCTATTCGGCGGTCGTGGCTAA
- a CDS encoding hydantoinase B/oxoprolinase family protein has product MTQQPSLFVCADVGGTFTDCIVVQTTSTGQEDLRSIKVLSTGLIRCEGTIEIQPGEPLRVRLSLPDELLCGVPGNRLPDQFFCGAKLSELVSGIRTPIGTVLDYEAESGLVRLQCDVNEDEIASSSQCGSSSQCRQFEIDCGLEAPVLATRLLLGVPLQTSLPPMLARVGTTRGTNALLTRTGATTALVINEGFGDALLIGEQDRDELFDLAFNKPAPLAENIIEVRGRLDAQGNEIVALNESQIRDALELMRRQGVEAIAICLLHSYLNPDQEIAIESIARSVGFRDVSRSSEVAPLIKLVSRAETTALDAYLNPILSSYVQRVQRQFGRMTCELLMMTSGGNLIAAGQFRGRDSVLSGPAGGVVGLQFVAQCNDLDLAIGLDMGGTSTDVSRYDGQVGRRYQSKVAGIRVMTSMMDIHTVAAGGGSICDYVGGRLEVGPGSAGASPGPACYGSGGPLTVTDINVLLGRICVERFPFPLSIDAARERLEHVAGKMPDASEDLHSLAEGFLDIAVTHMAEAVRAITTARGVPLEDHALVGFGGAAAQHLCRVAESLGMKRIVDHPKASVLSAVGMGVAQQGIIETVGLYELVDEVTEKHLGEFAEELVAANTRRLGTDENVTHRFEIDCRYRGTDATIALTLSDLNETSLSELADRFHQQHRSRYGYHRSDRAVQCVSLRCESQTRDESLQRILMLPTAASKPPITQQTKVYHRGVWQDFALIDRETLSPGDQVPSRSVVVSDQSTLIVEPDWQAVVAVDGSIILDWSPSESTQADSASSELIRMEIAARRLQSIADAMGEVLRRTAISVNVKERLDFSCAIFRGDGALIANAPHVPVHLGAMGHTVKHLAATFPKMSDGDCYVSNDPYAGGSHLPDVTVVSPVFCGEDTTTGQPSFYVASRAHHAEIGGVTPGSMPPDAKNLAEEGVLIRAFALVRDGISYENDLADLLGAGPYPSRNVDENIADLRAQIAAGQEGARLLKQMTAESGAGELTRLIDRLLDVAEQAVQRWIEKLPEDQLTFRDALDDGTSLAVSLQRKAGRLQIDFTGTAGVHPGAFNATRSIVNSAVLYVMRCFCESNLPLCDGALRPIELTIPQGLLDPPANPDPSLCPAVVAGNVETSMRIVDVMLGAIGSTKSDAPVFRAVAASQGTMNNVLFGDESFGYYETIGGGAGATVFGAGADGVHTHMTNTRITDAEVLESRMPIRLREFSIRRGSGGKGKQRGGDGLIREFEFLKPLTVSLITNRRKTQPYGVFGGQPGTSGRNLLIQGDVQTELDPSVTIEVKSGDRLRIETPGGGGWGAPVAE; this is encoded by the coding sequence ATGACGCAACAACCTTCTCTATTCGTCTGCGCCGATGTCGGTGGAACATTCACCGACTGCATCGTGGTGCAAACGACGTCGACGGGACAAGAAGATTTACGCAGTATCAAAGTGCTATCGACGGGCTTGATCCGTTGTGAAGGCACGATCGAAATCCAGCCCGGAGAACCGTTGCGTGTGCGGCTTTCTCTGCCGGATGAATTGCTGTGCGGCGTCCCCGGTAATCGATTGCCCGACCAGTTTTTCTGTGGTGCAAAGTTATCTGAATTGGTTTCGGGTATTCGCACCCCAATCGGAACGGTTCTGGATTACGAGGCCGAATCAGGATTGGTCCGCCTGCAATGCGATGTCAATGAAGACGAGATCGCTTCGAGCAGTCAGTGCGGCTCGAGCAGTCAGTGTCGCCAGTTTGAAATCGATTGTGGTTTGGAGGCTCCTGTTTTAGCAACGAGGTTGCTGCTCGGTGTGCCGCTGCAAACGTCATTGCCACCGATGCTCGCGCGGGTCGGAACGACGCGTGGGACCAATGCTTTGCTAACCCGCACCGGCGCGACGACAGCATTGGTCATCAATGAAGGCTTTGGCGATGCGTTGCTGATTGGGGAACAAGACCGCGACGAGCTATTCGATTTGGCTTTCAATAAGCCGGCACCGCTTGCCGAGAACATCATCGAAGTCCGTGGGCGGTTGGACGCCCAGGGAAACGAGATCGTCGCCTTGAACGAAAGTCAGATCCGCGACGCCTTGGAATTAATGCGTCGTCAGGGCGTCGAAGCGATCGCGATTTGCTTGCTGCATTCCTATCTAAATCCCGACCAAGAAATCGCGATCGAATCGATTGCACGTTCGGTAGGGTTTCGTGATGTCAGCCGTTCCAGCGAAGTCGCTCCGCTGATCAAGTTGGTTTCACGTGCCGAAACCACAGCGCTTGACGCTTACCTAAACCCCATCCTTTCCAGCTACGTTCAGCGAGTCCAACGCCAGTTCGGGCGTATGACTTGTGAGTTGCTGATGATGACAAGTGGCGGCAACTTGATTGCGGCTGGTCAGTTCCGCGGGCGTGATAGTGTGTTGTCTGGACCCGCCGGTGGCGTTGTCGGTTTGCAGTTTGTCGCCCAGTGCAACGACTTGGATCTGGCAATCGGTTTGGACATGGGCGGAACCAGCACTGATGTTAGCCGATACGATGGGCAAGTCGGGCGTCGATACCAAAGCAAAGTCGCTGGGATTCGCGTGATGACGTCGATGATGGATATCCATACGGTCGCCGCCGGTGGAGGATCGATCTGTGATTATGTCGGCGGGAGGCTTGAGGTTGGTCCCGGAAGCGCCGGTGCGTCGCCAGGTCCGGCGTGCTATGGCAGCGGTGGGCCACTAACGGTTACCGACATCAACGTTTTGCTCGGCCGAATCTGTGTCGAACGATTTCCGTTTCCACTTTCGATCGATGCGGCTAGGGAACGCTTGGAACACGTCGCGGGAAAGATGCCCGACGCCAGCGAGGACTTGCATTCGCTTGCCGAAGGTTTTCTGGATATCGCCGTAACGCATATGGCCGAGGCGGTGCGGGCGATCACAACCGCCAGAGGTGTGCCACTGGAAGATCATGCGTTAGTCGGATTCGGTGGTGCGGCGGCACAGCATCTATGCCGAGTTGCCGAATCGCTGGGGATGAAAAGAATTGTCGATCATCCCAAAGCCAGCGTGCTAAGTGCTGTCGGCATGGGGGTCGCCCAGCAAGGCATCATCGAAACAGTCGGCTTGTACGAGTTAGTCGACGAAGTCACCGAAAAGCACTTGGGCGAATTTGCCGAAGAATTAGTTGCGGCCAACACAAGGCGGCTTGGTACGGATGAAAACGTCACGCACCGTTTTGAAATTGACTGCCGCTATCGAGGAACCGATGCGACGATCGCATTAACGCTGTCGGATTTAAACGAAACCAGTCTGAGTGAGTTGGCCGATCGATTTCACCAGCAGCATCGCAGTCGCTATGGCTATCACCGCAGTGATCGCGCGGTGCAGTGCGTTAGCTTGCGTTGTGAAAGCCAAACTCGTGATGAGAGCCTGCAACGGATCTTGATGCTGCCAACCGCTGCCAGCAAACCGCCCATCACGCAACAAACCAAGGTTTATCATCGAGGCGTCTGGCAAGACTTCGCATTGATCGATCGCGAAACTCTATCGCCTGGTGATCAGGTACCTTCAAGAAGCGTTGTTGTCAGTGATCAGTCAACCTTGATTGTCGAGCCGGATTGGCAAGCTGTTGTTGCTGTGGATGGTTCGATCATTCTGGATTGGAGTCCATCAGAAAGCACGCAGGCTGATTCCGCGTCGAGCGAATTGATCCGAATGGAGATCGCAGCAAGGCGTTTGCAAAGTATCGCCGATGCGATGGGAGAGGTGCTGCGTCGAACGGCGATCAGCGTCAATGTGAAAGAGCGTCTGGATTTTAGTTGTGCGATCTTTCGTGGTGATGGAGCTTTGATCGCCAACGCGCCTCATGTGCCCGTTCACCTTGGGGCGATGGGGCATACGGTGAAGCACCTCGCAGCGACGTTTCCAAAAATGTCGGATGGCGATTGTTATGTTTCCAACGATCCCTATGCAGGTGGTTCGCACCTGCCAGATGTGACAGTGGTTTCACCGGTGTTTTGCGGTGAAGACACGACAACAGGGCAACCCAGTTTTTATGTTGCGAGTCGTGCGCACCACGCCGAAATCGGTGGTGTGACTCCGGGGTCGATGCCGCCAGACGCAAAGAACTTGGCCGAGGAAGGTGTGTTGATACGCGCTTTCGCGTTGGTTCGCGATGGCATCAGCTACGAAAATGACTTGGCTGACTTGCTGGGGGCTGGTCCGTATCCATCGCGCAATGTTGATGAGAACATTGCCGACTTGCGAGCTCAGATTGCTGCGGGCCAAGAAGGGGCTCGGTTGCTGAAGCAGATGACCGCCGAAAGCGGTGCGGGCGAGCTGACGCGATTGATCGATCGACTGCTAGACGTAGCCGAACAGGCGGTACAGCGTTGGATCGAAAAGCTCCCTGAGGATCAACTGACATTCCGCGATGCGCTGGACGACGGAACAAGTCTTGCCGTGTCACTGCAGCGAAAAGCAGGGCGGTTACAAATCGATTTCACAGGCACAGCAGGCGTACATCCCGGGGCGTTCAACGCGACCCGTTCGATCGTCAATTCGGCTGTCCTGTATGTGATGCGTTGTTTTTGTGAATCGAACCTTCCGTTGTGCGATGGTGCGTTGCGGCCAATCGAATTGACGATCCCGCAAGGCTTGTTGGATCCGCCAGCGAATCCTGATCCCAGCCTTTGCCCAGCCGTGGTCGCGGGGAACGTCGAAACGAGCATGCGGATTGTCGACGTGATGCTGGGAGCGATCGGATCGACGAAGTCGGATGCCCCGGTCTTTCGAGCCGTTGCGGCAAGTCAGGGCACGATGAACAACGTGCTGTTTGGGGACGAAAGTTTTGGCTACTACGAAACGATCGGCGGCGGCGCCGGAGCGACCGTGTTTGGCGCGGGAGCCGACGGCGTCCATACACATATGACGAACACGCGGATCACCGACGCGGAAGTCTTGGAATCGCGGATGCCCATTCGCTTGAGAGAGTTCTCGATTCGGCGTGGTAGCGGCGGAAAGGGAAAGCAACGCGGCGGTGACGGTTTGATTCGAGAATTCGAATTTCTTAAACCGTTGACCGTGTCGCTGATCACCAATCGTCGCAAAACACAGCCCTACGGCGTTTTCGGAGGTCAGCCGGGCACCAGCGGGCGAAACCTTTTGATTCAAGGTGACGTGCAGACGGAGCTTGATCCCTCGGTGACCATCGAAGTTAAAAGCGGTGATCGTCTGCGAATCGAAACACCCGGTGGCGGCGGATGGGGTGCGCCGGTTGCTGAGTAA
- a CDS encoding type III pantothenate kinase, giving the protein MTVASIRVALDIGNSAVKAVAQSNNTNGSESSSKQSASTIDPMPSLDPATVKSFPIGSSDADQSGRLGIDVSGLLSWLAPLLGNNHPAEPADLCFAVSTVNRSVSKPLRSQLESSLGSVRWHELSHSDIPLQIEVRYPDRVGVDRLLSAYAASAYAAINQFNGGCVVVDAGSAVTIDLVTPTRRSDAAAKDDLPIFHGGAILPGVRMQQAALAGGTDNLPSIKAMDEQNRPNGSTNQAQPGGQVGNNTSTIPTPPAKETEAAIRLGVLSAITGAIEKLADEYSRYAATLSTDADLNGKIAVVISGGDADLISRHLRISHIVKHNLVCQGILDLAGRECFGSASRV; this is encoded by the coding sequence GTGACGGTCGCTTCTATCCGAGTCGCCTTGGATATCGGCAACTCAGCCGTAAAAGCTGTCGCGCAGTCCAACAATACCAACGGATCGGAATCGTCTTCAAAGCAATCGGCGTCGACAATCGACCCGATGCCCTCACTCGATCCGGCAACGGTCAAATCGTTTCCGATCGGCAGTTCAGACGCTGACCAGTCAGGTCGCCTGGGTATTGATGTCTCCGGGCTGCTGTCATGGCTTGCACCGCTATTGGGCAACAACCACCCGGCCGAGCCTGCTGACCTTTGCTTTGCCGTTTCGACCGTCAATCGCTCCGTCAGCAAACCTTTGCGGTCACAGCTGGAATCTTCTCTCGGATCGGTTCGGTGGCACGAACTTTCACACAGTGATATTCCGCTGCAGATCGAAGTTCGATATCCCGATCGAGTCGGGGTCGATCGGCTGCTCAGTGCTTACGCAGCCAGTGCCTACGCAGCCATTAACCAATTCAATGGTGGATGTGTCGTTGTCGACGCAGGATCGGCGGTGACTATCGACCTTGTGACTCCGACACGCAGATCGGATGCGGCTGCAAAGGATGACCTGCCGATCTTCCACGGTGGTGCCATTTTGCCGGGCGTTCGGATGCAACAGGCGGCACTCGCCGGCGGCACAGATAATTTGCCTAGTATCAAAGCGATGGACGAACAGAATCGTCCAAATGGCTCTACAAACCAAGCTCAACCTGGGGGACAGGTTGGCAACAATACTTCTACGATCCCAACGCCTCCTGCGAAAGAGACAGAAGCGGCCATCCGCCTGGGCGTTCTCTCAGCAATCACCGGCGCGATAGAGAAACTTGCCGACGAGTATTCTCGCTATGCGGCGACGCTTTCGACCGACGCCGATTTAAACGGAAAAATCGCTGTAGTCATTTCCGGCGGCGATGCCGACTTGATTTCACGACATTTGCGAATTTCCCACATTGTGAAGCACAATTTGGTCTGCCAGGGCATTTTAGACTTAGCCGGGCGCGAGTGCTTTGGTTCGGCTTCAAGGGTATGA
- the obgE gene encoding GTPase ObgE — protein MFVDRVQIELQAGKGGDGCSSMRREKYVPRGGPDGGDGGHGGSLILEARLGVNSLASFANRKFYRGPKGQPGQGSMCHGRRGHDQTLYVPPGTTVIDAEQGFVIKDLTRHGDSFVVARGGKGGKGNAHFKTSTNQAPREFTRGEEGEERSVILELKSIADVGLVGKPNAGKSTLLSRITAARPEIADYPFTTKHPNLGIVELDEVRSFVLADIPGLIEGASDGVGLGHEFLRHVERAGLLVHLVEPNPTDQTDPLENYESIRSELALYDESLAQRAEILAVTKCELDGAAEVAERMREATGRKVFLISSMTGEGLNELKEEIMESVNQRRQEMLDSGEEIIEVQQTEAKPKRKRKLPPHLAGPTAQLSNNMQAKDFEEPTLEGTDGSSEANGTKPGETS, from the coding sequence ATGTTTGTCGATCGCGTCCAAATTGAACTGCAAGCTGGCAAAGGTGGCGACGGTTGCTCAAGCATGCGCCGCGAAAAATACGTTCCACGTGGCGGCCCCGATGGTGGCGACGGAGGACACGGCGGCAGCCTAATTCTTGAAGCCCGCTTGGGAGTCAACTCGCTGGCCTCGTTTGCCAACCGCAAATTCTATCGCGGTCCCAAAGGCCAACCCGGCCAAGGTTCAATGTGCCACGGACGCCGCGGACACGACCAGACCCTCTATGTCCCGCCGGGGACGACCGTCATCGACGCCGAACAAGGTTTTGTCATCAAAGACCTCACACGGCACGGCGATTCTTTCGTTGTCGCTCGCGGTGGCAAAGGTGGTAAAGGCAACGCCCATTTCAAAACCAGTACCAACCAAGCCCCTCGCGAATTCACCCGTGGCGAAGAAGGCGAAGAGCGTTCCGTTATTCTGGAATTGAAATCGATCGCGGATGTCGGTTTGGTGGGCAAACCAAATGCTGGCAAAAGCACATTGCTCAGTCGCATCACCGCTGCCCGTCCCGAAATTGCGGACTACCCGTTTACGACCAAACACCCCAACCTCGGCATCGTCGAACTTGATGAAGTTCGCTCGTTTGTTCTCGCCGATATTCCAGGGTTGATCGAAGGTGCAAGCGACGGCGTCGGCCTTGGGCATGAATTCCTACGACACGTTGAACGTGCCGGGCTGTTGGTCCACTTGGTCGAACCCAATCCGACGGACCAAACCGACCCGCTGGAAAACTACGAATCCATCCGCAGCGAACTTGCGTTGTATGACGAATCACTCGCCCAGCGCGCAGAGATCCTGGCGGTCACAAAGTGTGAACTTGATGGTGCCGCTGAAGTTGCCGAACGGATGCGTGAAGCCACAGGACGCAAAGTCTTTCTGATCAGTTCCATGACTGGCGAAGGCCTCAACGAACTGAAAGAAGAAATCATGGAAAGCGTGAATCAGCGCCGCCAAGAGATGCTCGACTCCGGTGAAGAAATCATCGAAGTGCAGCAGACCGAAGCGAAGCCGAAACGCAAACGAAAGCTCCCGCCCCACCTTGCCGGACCGACGGCACAGCTTTCCAACAACATGCAAGCGAAGGACTTTGAAGAACCGACGCTGGAAGGCACCGATGGATCATCCGAAGCAAACGGCACCAAACCCGGGGAGACATCGTGA
- a CDS encoding DinB family protein: MNTNRIASRRPQADEFEFPYHGELIARVDGECAITVMRDQLYWICDLAGSISTEQVDKVHPPYQWTIRQVIEHCVNAERMFGYRIMCMADGSRPDLPGWDENVSADSRFGLGNLSRLFTELADLRKANLQLLERLVPAAWNCSGTASGHRLTVRVLAWLCAGHLQHHFEIIEKRCGVTAKRKPEMLQ; this comes from the coding sequence GTGAATACGAACCGCATCGCCAGTCGTCGTCCACAAGCCGATGAATTCGAATTTCCTTACCACGGTGAGCTGATCGCGCGGGTCGATGGCGAATGTGCGATCACCGTGATGCGAGACCAGCTGTACTGGATTTGTGATTTGGCCGGCAGCATCAGCACCGAACAGGTCGACAAAGTGCACCCGCCTTACCAATGGACGATTCGCCAAGTCATCGAGCACTGCGTCAACGCCGAACGCATGTTTGGATACCGAATCATGTGCATGGCCGACGGCAGCCGCCCCGACCTGCCGGGCTGGGACGAAAACGTTTCTGCGGATAGCCGGTTCGGTTTGGGCAACCTTTCGCGGCTGTTTACCGAACTGGCAGACCTTCGCAAAGCCAACCTGCAACTGCTCGAACGGCTGGTCCCCGCCGCATGGAATTGCTCAGGAACCGCTTCAGGACACCGCCTGACGGTCCGCGTTTTGGCTTGGCTATGCGCTGGGCACCTGCAGCATCACTTCGAAATCATCGAAAAGCGATGTGGAGTGACTGCGAAAAGAAAGCCGGAAATGCTACAGTAG
- a CDS encoding alpha/beta hydrolase, whose protein sequence is MIYPQQIRLGSLDCISIEPQSAEPDAAPPEALVVLCHGYGAPGTDMVGVVQEWIHLLGESAKRFSFLCPAAPLSLADLGLPSGRAWWALNMARMMEAVQAQRFEELHTETPPGLESARDQLTETINLAVEQLAQKLDRSNDEVPLAIGGFSQGAMLTMDTALRGKIPQPDLLVQFSGTVICQPEWEAAAESLRQTKVFQSHGTVDPILPFASAERLRDLLTAADVDLKFHDFYGPHSIDGVSIETTAMMLQQLLSGKNAA, encoded by the coding sequence ATGATTTATCCACAGCAGATCCGACTCGGATCGCTCGATTGTATTTCCATCGAACCACAATCCGCTGAACCCGACGCAGCCCCCCCAGAGGCCTTGGTCGTTCTGTGCCACGGATACGGTGCTCCCGGCACCGATATGGTCGGCGTTGTTCAGGAATGGATTCATCTGCTCGGTGAATCGGCAAAGCGATTTAGTTTTCTGTGCCCCGCAGCTCCCTTAAGCCTTGCCGACCTGGGGCTGCCAAGCGGACGAGCTTGGTGGGCGTTGAACATGGCCCGCATGATGGAAGCGGTTCAAGCTCAGCGCTTTGAGGAATTGCACACCGAAACGCCACCTGGGCTAGAAAGTGCTCGTGATCAGCTGACAGAAACCATTAACCTGGCTGTCGAGCAACTCGCCCAAAAACTGGATCGATCGAATGACGAAGTGCCGCTAGCCATCGGCGGCTTTTCCCAAGGCGCGATGCTGACAATGGACACGGCCCTTCGCGGCAAGATTCCGCAGCCTGACCTGTTGGTTCAGTTCTCTGGCACCGTCATCTGCCAACCGGAATGGGAGGCGGCTGCCGAAAGCCTGCGGCAAACCAAGGTATTCCAGTCGCACGGCACCGTGGACCCGATTTTGCCTTTCGCGTCAGCCGAACGGCTTCGTGATCTGTTGACCGCGGCCGATGTGGACCTGAAATTCCACGATTTTTATGGCCCCCATTCCATCGACGGCGTCTCCATCGAAACGACCGCAATGATGTTGCAACAACTGCTTAGTGGGAAGAACGCAGCGTGA
- a CDS encoding type II secretion system protein, translated as MQRFAAVSKNIDGSDQQTVSARHGFTLVELLVVISIIGLLASMALPALTKARAAARSAACQSNLRQFGIGLIQRANTMPDKAFCSGNFDYARDGVPTEYGWVADLVDRGIMPGEMMCPSNPAKASKAIDQMLNVTVADLNAWVATPDPCVDRLGNPVITDSTGSTIANVARQIIIDGAAVGSPQRSDIVARKMLENGYNTNYAATWFMVRGDVNLDTEGNLKKENPACSFDIKGKNVTKGPLRVDVVDTARAPMSTIPLLCDATPSGYINTNVGNIPQGSVYSTPMVGSPIFSTQNVLDASGNPIANPHHLKSPGNPDKGTQFAAGTARGGPDGWYKTWSAFTRQDYRGIMPLHIRIANCLMADGSVQQLVDSNNDQYINNGFELPSGKIVWTSTKIEVDKTKLASYFSLKSDGPVN; from the coding sequence ATGCAACGTTTCGCAGCTGTATCGAAAAACATCGACGGAAGCGATCAACAAACCGTTTCGGCTCGCCACGGCTTTACGCTCGTTGAGCTGCTGGTAGTCATTTCGATCATCGGCCTGTTGGCCTCCATGGCATTGCCCGCGTTAACTAAAGCGCGCGCGGCGGCCCGTTCGGCAGCTTGCCAATCAAACCTTCGCCAATTCGGCATCGGATTGATCCAGCGCGCCAACACCATGCCAGACAAAGCATTCTGTAGCGGCAACTTTGATTACGCACGTGATGGTGTTCCCACCGAATACGGATGGGTCGCTGACCTGGTCGACCGAGGCATCATGCCTGGGGAGATGATGTGCCCAAGCAATCCAGCCAAAGCCAGTAAGGCAATCGACCAGATGCTGAACGTCACGGTCGCTGATCTGAATGCATGGGTTGCAACACCAGACCCCTGTGTGGACCGTCTGGGAAATCCGGTTATCACCGACAGCACCGGAAGCACGATCGCCAACGTTGCCCGTCAAATCATCATTGATGGTGCCGCGGTCGGGTCGCCTCAGCGAAGCGATATCGTCGCCCGCAAGATGCTGGAAAACGGTTACAACACAAACTATGCGGCTACGTGGTTCATGGTCCGCGGTGATGTGAACTTGGATACCGAAGGCAACCTGAAGAAAGAGAACCCCGCCTGCAGCTTCGACATCAAAGGTAAAAACGTTACCAAAGGCCCACTTCGTGTTGACGTTGTCGATACCGCCCGAGCCCCCATGTCGACGATCCCGCTGCTGTGCGATGCGACTCCCTCCGGCTATATCAACACCAACGTCGGAAACATCCCTCAGGGAAGCGTTTATTCAACACCGATGGTCGGATCACCTATTTTCAGCACCCAAAACGTGCTTGATGCGTCTGGCAATCCGATCGCCAACCCACATCACTTGAAAAGTCCGGGCAACCCAGACAAGGGAACCCAGTTCGCGGCGGGAACCGCACGCGGCGGCCCCGACGGCTGGTACAAAACCTGGAGCGCGTTCACACGACAAGACTATCGCGGGATCATGCCGCTTCATATTCGCATCGCGAACTGCTTGATGGCCGACGGTTCGGTCCAACAATTGGTGGACTCCAACAACGACCAGTACATCAACAACGGGTTTGAACTGCCCAGCGGTAAAATTGTCTGGACCAGCACAAAAATCGAAGTCGACAAGACCAAATTGGCCAGCTACTTCTCGTTGAAATCAGACGGCCCAGTTAATTAA